The genomic segment TAAAGGGTGGTTTCAACCGGGGTTTCAGCGGTCCCGGAGCGCCTCTTCGATCGTCCGCATGACCTCGTCGAGGGGCGCGTCGGTGCGGGCGACGGTCACCAGAACCTCGCCGTGGGTGGAGGCCGTCGCGGCGGCCGCCTCGGGTGCCAGGGTGCGGCCCGCGCCGGTGCTGGTGCCGAACGTCTTGCGGACGATGGCGAAGGCGTGGTCGAGCTGCGTCTCGACGTCGCCCTGCCCGCCGGACCGGAGCCACCGCCGCAGCACGTGGTTGTGCGCGGTGACGACCGCCGACGCGGCCACCTCGGCGAGCAGCGGGTCGTCGTTGCCGTCGTCGTGGGCGTGCTCGTCGAAGTGGCCCAGCAGATAGCGGGTGAAGAGGCGCTCGTAGCGGGCCACGGAGGCGATCTCCGCCTCCCGGAGGGTGGGGACCTCACGGGTCAGCTTGTAGCGGGCGACCGAGATCTCCGGCCGGGCCGCGTACATCTTCATGACTTCCTTGATGCCGCGGCACACCGTGTCGAGCGGGTGCTCGTGCTGGGGTGCCGCGTTGAGCACCGCCTCGGCGCGGATCAGGGTGTCGTCGTGGTCCGGGAAGATCGCCTCTTCCTTGGAGCGGAAGTGGCGGAAGAAGGTGCGCCGGGCGACCCCGGCCGCCGCCGCGATCTCGTCGACGGTGGTCGCCTCGTACCCCTTGGTCGAGAACAGCTCCATGGCCGCGGCCGCCAGTTCCCGGCGCATCTTGAGGCGTTGGGCGGCGGCACGACTGCCCGCGGCGCTCTCCGGAGCGTCGGGCGCAGCTGGTGTACGTGAGGATTTGGCGGGCTGGGACATGCCCCGAACGTACTGCATTCGTGCAGGAGAGTGCGCGTGTCCGGCCATCCCCCCGCCCTGCTCGGACGGGGGAGTGGCCAGGTGGGCGAGCGGGGAGGCGGCGGAGCGCCCCGGTGGCGGACGGGTGCCGGAGCCGAGCAGGCCGCCCCAGTCCGTGTCCGCCGTCGGGTGGCCGTTCCGGTCCCTGTCCGCTCCGCCCGCGTCGCCCGCCCGCTCAGCGCTTGGCATATTCGCGGAAGCCGCGGCCCGTCTTGCGGCCGAGGCAGCCCGCGGCCACCAGGTGCTCCAGCAGTGGCGCCGGGGCCAGCCCCGGGTCGCGGAACTCGCGGTGCAGGACCTTCTCGATGGCCAGTGAGACGTCCAGTCCGACCACGTCCAGCAGTTCGAACGGACCCATCGGGTAGCCGCCGCCCAGCTTCATGGCCGCGTCGATGTCGTCCAGCGTCGCGTAGTGCTCCTGGACCATCTTGATCGCGTTGTTCAGGTACGGGAACAGCAGCGCGTTCACGATGAAGCCCGCGCGGTCGCCGCAGTCCACCGGGTGCTTGCGGACCTTCGCGCACAGTTCGCGGACGGTGGCGTGGACGTCGTCGGCGGTCAGGACCGTGCGGACCACCTCGACCAGCTTCATCGCCGGCGCCGGGTTGAAGAAGTGCATGCCGATCACGTCCTGCGGGCGCGAGGTGGCGCGGGCGCAGGCGACGACGGGCAGCGAGGAGGTGGTGGTGGCGAGGATCGCGCCCGGCTTGCAGACCTTGTCGAAGGTCGCGAACAGCTGCCGCTTGACCTCCAGGTCCTCGGCCACGGCCTCCAGTGCCAGATCGACGTCGGCGAACGCGTCGTACGAGCCCGCCGGGGTGATCCGGTCCAGCGTCTCGGCGGCGGCCTCGACGGTCATCCGGCCCTTGTCGACGGAGCGCGCGAGCGACTTGCCGATGCGGGCCTTCGCGGCCTGCGCCTTCTCCTCGCTGCGGGCGGCCAGCACGACCTCGTACCCGGCCTTCGCGAACACCTCGGCGATCCCGGACGCCATGGTCCCGGAACCGGCGACACCCACCGAGCGGACGGTGCGGCCGGGGACCGTGGCGGCCCCCTCCAGCGGCGTCAGCGCGTCCCGGACGACGGTGGCGGAGCCGGGGGCCTCGTAGGAGTAGAAGCCACGCCCCGACTTGCGGCCGGTCAGGCCCGCCTCGCTGAGCTGCCTGAGGATCGGCGCCGGCGCGTGCAGCCGGTCGTGCGAGGCCGCGTACATGGCCTCCAGGACGGTGCGCGCGGTGTCGACGCCGATCAGGTCGAGCAGCGCCAGCGGCCCCATCGGCAGCCCGCAGCCGAGCCGCATCGCCGCGTCGATGTCCTCACGGGAGGCGTACTTGGCCTCGTACATCGCGGCGGCCTGGTTGAGGTAGCCGAACAGCAGCCCGTCGGCGACGAAACCGGGCCGGTCGCCGACCGCGACGGGCTCCTTGCCCAGGTCGAGGGCGAGATCCGTGACCGCGGCGACGGCCTGGGGCGCGGTCAGCACCGAGGAGACGATCTCGACCAGCTTCATCGCGGGCGCCGGGTTGAAGAAGTGCAGCCCGAGCACCCGCTCCGGACGCGCCGACTCGGCGGCCAGCCGGGTCACCGACAGGGCGTTGGTGCCGGTGGCGAGGACGGCCTCCGGACGCACGATCGCGTCCAGCTCGCGGAAGAGCTGCTGCTTGATCTCGTACGACTCCGGAACCACCTCGATCACCAGATCGGCGTCGGCCGCGGCCTGCAGGTCGGTGAAGGTGCGGAAGCGGGCGAGGACGTCGCCGCGCTCCCGCTCGGTGATCCGCCCACGGGACACGGCACGTTCGGTCGCGGCCTCCAGCGCGGCGACGGCACGGGCGCCGGCCGCCTCGCTGATGTCGATGCCGACGACCTCGCGGCCGGCCCGGGCCAGCACCTCGGCGATACCGGTGCCCATGGTGCCGAGGCCGACCACGGCGATCGTCTTGAACGGGGGCTGCGGGGACAGTGACGAGTCGGAAAGGGGAGTGGCCATCGCGGGACTCCAGACGAGGGTGACGACTGAGGGAAGCGCTGCGGGTACGCGAAGAGCGCGCGAACAGCGCGTGAGATGCGGGTGTTGGTGGTGCCGGGCTGATGAACGCACACGCCCGGTGCCGTCTCCGCGGGGCGTGCACACGCCCGGGGGAACGGCTGAACCGACCGGCCCTGTCCCGAGGCCGAGCCGTACTGGTACTCCAGGTACCGAACCGACTGTGCTCACAACGGCTGCGTCACCAAACCGTCGCGAGCGAACGCGAGTGGGTATCTCGCTCGTCTGAGCTTAACTGGTGGGTAACGAGCGCGCCAGCCCTCGTGTTTGTGATGTACGTCCCCCAAGTGTGTCCGCGCCCGTACGCTCGGTGGCATGGACGAGGAGTTGCGATCACTCACGGAGCGTGTGCGGAACGAGTCGGGGGGCGCGGCGGGATACGAGCGGCTCGTCGCGACCGCGTCCACCGATGAGCTTGCGGCCGTTCTGACCGAGCCGGGGCAGCCGTTGTGGGCGCGGGAGTTGGCGGCGTTCCGGTTGGGTGTCGCGGGCGACAGCCGGGCGTTCGAGTCACTCGTCCTGCTGCTCAACCACCGGGATCCGCCGCGGTGCGCCTCCGCGGCATACGCGCTGGCCCGGCTCGGGGACCCCCGCACCGCGCGCGCGGCGGCCGCCCTCGCGACCAACGAACTCCGCGTCGCCTACGCCCTGCACCCCGTACGCCTGCTCGTCGAGCTCCGTGCCCCCGAGTCCGTCCCGGCGCTGATCACCACACTCCAGCGCCGTCTGCGACCGCACGATCCCTACCGCCGGGTGGCGCTCGCCTGCGTGGAGGGACTGGGGGTTCTCAAGGACGCCCGGGCCAGGACGGTACTGAACGAGGCCCTGGCGCATCCGGCACTCGCGGAGGCGGCGGTGCACGCGCTGGCGCGCATCCCCAGGCAGCGTTAGCGGCCGAGTTCCCTCACGTAGCGAACCTCGGGCACCTCGACCCCGTGCGCCTCGAAGGGCTCCTCGGCGCCGTCCGCGGTGAAGCCGTGGTGTTCGTAGAAGCGGCGGGCCCGGGTGTTCCCCTTCAGCACCCACAGGAGCATGCGGCCGTGGCCGGCGGCCGCGCAGCGCTCGGCGGATGCCCTCAGCAGCGCGGTGCCGACTCCGGTGCCGAAGTGGCCCGGTCGAATGTAGATCGCGTACAGCTCGGCGTCCGCGGTGCGGACTTCGCCGTCGCGGTAGGGGCCGTACGCCGCCCAGCCGATCACCTGGCCGGCCCGCTCGGCGATCACGTTGACCACGGGGTTGTCGGCCTTCGAGAGCATCACGCGGCGCTTCTCGGCGTCCTCGTCCACGTCCATCGCGTCGAGGTACGACCGCGGTACGAGCCCCGCGTACGCCGTCCGCCAGCCGCCCACGCGGATCTCGGCGACGGGGCGGCAGTCGGCGGGGGTCATCTCGCGTATGAGGAGGTCATGGAGGGCGTGGCTCATGGCGGCACCCTAGAGGGGACGGCGGGGCCGGGGCCGCGAATTTCGCGCCCCGGCCCCGCCGTCGGGTCGTGCTCAGCCGCGGAAGCCCAGCAGGCCGTGCAGCGTCGAGCCTCGGGACGAGGCCGACGCGCCCTTGGTGCTCAGGGGCCTCGGGTCGGGGTTCTTCTCGCAGACGGCGTCGGCCTCGCCGTGGCCGCGCGGCACCGTGCCGTCGGTCAGATACGCCGCCAGCCGCTTGTCCAGGCAGGCGTTGCCGCTCAGCGTGATGCCGTGGTTCCCGCCGCCCTGCTCGACGACCAGGCTGGAGCCGCGCAGCAGATGGTGGGTGACGACCCCGCCCTCGTACGGGGTGGCCGCGTCGTCCGTCGCCTGGAAGATCAGGACCGGCGGCAGCGCGGTGTTGGAGACGTCCACGGGGTCCAGGGACTTGGTGGGCCAGAACGCGCACGGTGCGTTGTACCAGGCGTTGTTCCAGGTCATGAACGGCGCCTTCTCGTACACCGCCCAGTTGTCGTCGCGCCACTCCGCCCAGTCGCGCGGCCAGCCCGCGTCACGGCACTGCACCGAGGTGTAGACGCTGTAGCCGTTGTCGCCGGCCGCGTCGACGGCGCCGAAGTTCTCGTACGCCTCGACCAGCGGGTCGTCGTTCTTCTTGTTCACGAAGGCGGCGAACGCCTCGGCGAGATAGGGCCAGTAGCCGTTGTAGTAGCCGCCGGGCAAGAAGGTGTCCTCCAGCTCGGAGGCGCCGACCTTGCCGTCCGCGGGCCTCTTGGCCAGCGCCGACCGCATCACGTACCACTTGGCCTCGATCTTCTCCGGATCGGTGCCGAGCCTGTACGTCTTGTCGTTCTTCGCGATCCAGGCCATCAGCGCCCGGTGGCGGTCGTTGAACGCCTGGTCCTGCTGGAGGTTGTCGTCGTACCAGACCCCGGTGGGATCGACGACGGAGTCCAGCACCGCGCGTCGTACCCGGTTCGGGAAGAGCTTGGCGTACACGGCGCCCAGATAGGTGCCGTACGAGTATCCGAAGTAGTTGATCTTCTTGGCGCCGAGGGCCCTGCGGAGGGCGTCCATGTCCTTGACCGCGCTGATCGTGTCGATGTACGGCAGCACGCTCGCGTACTTCTTGGCGCAGGCGTCGGCGAAGGCCTGGGCGCGCTTGAGGTTGGCCTGCTCGATCTTCGCGGTGGTCGGCAGGGAGTTGGGGCGTACCGGCGCGAAATGGCCCGGCCTGCAGTTCAGCGCGGGCTTGCTCTTGCCCACTCCGCGCGGGTCGAAGCCGATGACGTCGTACTGCGCCGCCACCTTCTTCGGCAGCGAGGACGCGACGTATCCGGCCAGGGTGAGGCCGCTGCCGCCGGGCCCGCCGGGGTTGACCAGCAGGGGGCCCTGGTACTTCTTCGCGGTGTGCGGGACGCGGGAGAGGGCGAGAGTGATCTTCTTGCCGTTCGGCTCGCGGTGGTCCAGCGGCACCTTCAGGGACGCGCACTGGAGCGTCGCGTAGTCGCCGGTGGCGCACTTCTTCCAGGCGAGCTTCGCCACCGGGGCGGCGGCGGAACCGCCGCTCGCGCCGGCCGGGACCGCCGTGACCATTCCGGCCAACACGGCGGCGGTACCGCACAGAGCAGCTGCGCGTTTCTTCATCGTCAGGCCTCCCAGGACGGAGGATTTCGAGCCGTGCACGCCACGGCCTTCGTCGCATCGTCCCGGAGCGCGCCCTCGGAGGAACTCGTTCTCCCCGGACTTGACCCCATCGGGGCGGGAGAAGCGCCCGGATGCCCCGAGAAGGGGCAGAGAAGGGGCAGAGGAGAGTCAGAGGAGGGTCAGCTGTGTCGGCGCCGTGTCCCGGGCCGTCTCCGGCGCGGTCGGCTCGCGCACCGGTGTCCGTCGCGGCAGCTCCGCGCGCCGGGGACCCATGCCGTACTCCTGGGCCAGTTCGTGGACCTGACGGGTGATCTGCCGCTGATACCACTTGGGGGCGTAGGCGCCCTCCGCGTACAGCAGCTCGTAACGCCGTACGAGATGGGGGTGGTGGCGCTCCAGCCAGGCCGTGTACCACTCGCGCGCTCCGGGCCGCAGATGCAGCACCAGCGGGGTCACGGAGGTGGCGCCGGAGGCCGCGACGGCCCGTACGGTCGCGCGCAGCCGGTCGGGGTGGTCGCTGAGGAAGGGGAGCACGGGGGCCATCAGCACCCCGCAGCCGATGCCGAGGTCGGTGAAGGCGCGTACGACGTCGAGCCGGCGTTCCGGGGCGGGCGTGCCCGGCTCGACCGTGCGCCACAGCTCGTGGTCGGTGAAGCCGACGGAGACCGAGATGCCGACCTCCGCCACCTCGGCCGCCTGCCGGATCAGGTCCAGGTCGCGCAGGATCAGCGTGCCCTTGGTCAGGATCGAGAAGGGGTTCGCGTGGTCGCGCAGGGCCGCGATGATGCCCGGCATCAGGCGGTAGCGGCCCTCCGCGCGCTGGTAGCAGTCCACGTTGGTGCCCATCGCGATGTGCTCGCCGTGCCAGCGCGGCGAGGCGAGCCGGCGGCGTACCAGCTCCGGCGCGTTGATCTTCACCACGATCTGTGAGTCGAAGTCCAGGCCCGTGTCGAGGTCCAGATAGCTGTGGGTCTTGCGGGCGAAGCAGTAGACGCACGCGTGCGAGCAGCCCCGGTAGGGGTTCACCGTCCACTCGAAGGGCATCCGGGAGGCTCCCGGCACCCGGTTCACGATCGATTTCGCCCGGACCTCGTGGAAGGTCATGCCGCGGAACTCCGGAGTGTCGAAGGTGCGGCTCGTCACCAGGTCCGCGCCGAACAGCGCGGCGTCCCGGGCCGTGGCGGGGTTCTCGGCCAGATGGTCCCAGCGCATGGACGCCTCCTCGGTTGCTCTGAGCCCAGAATAGAACACATGTTCTCTTGATCGTGCGAACTGGTTTTCGAACATCGTGTGGAGGTCTCGTCGGGGGCCCTCCGGGCAGGCCGCCGCGGGCCCTTCGGGCACCCCGATTTGGGCCGTCCGGCCGGGGGGTGGTTGGCTTTCCGCACATCCCCGAGTTACCAAGTGCTGGAGGAAGTGCAATGGCGCAGGTCGAGGCCACCACCGAACGAGTCGTCGCGGCGGACGCGGAGACGGTGTTCGACACCCTGGCCGACTACAGCGGCACGCGCGGGAAGCTGATGCCGCAGCACTTCAGCGAGTACGAGGTGCGCGAGGGCGGCGACGGCGAGGGCACCCTCGTCCACTGGAAGCTCCAGGCCACCAGCAAGCGCGTCCGCGACTGCCTCCTGGAGGTCACCGAGCCCTCCGACGGCGAGCTCGTCGAGAAGGACCGCAACTCCTCCATGGTCACCGTCTGGCGGGTCACCCCGGCCGGCGAGGGCAGCTCCCGCGTCGTCGTCACCACCACCTGGCAGGGCGCCGGCGGCATCGGCGGCTTCTTCGAGAAGACCTTCGCCCCCAAGGGGCTCGGCCGCATCTACGACGCCCTCCTCGCCAACCTCGCCACCGAGGTGGAGAAGTAGCGCCTCGGCCGGGAGTGGCGTCGCCGACGGTGCCCGGACCAACGGGCGGACCCCCGGGGAGCGTTGCCGCCCTCACCGGTTCGAGTGGATCTCCCTGACGCTCCCCGGAATGCCGTAACTCGCCGCACTTGCCGACAGTTGCCGCTTAACGCGGGAATTGTGCGGTAAGTGCGACGAGGGAGCGGTACGCATGGGCGCGATCACACTGGTGAAGGACGAGCTGGCCACCACACCCGCGACGCCATCACCCGCGGACGGACCTCCCCGACCTGGTCCGCACCGCGTCCGGCTGGTCTTCTCCGCCCTCCTGCTCGTCCTGCTCCTCGCCGCGCTGGAGCAGATGGTCGTCGCCACCGCCCTCCCCGAGATCGTCGGCGAACTGCACGGCGTGGACCGTATGTCCTGGGCGATCACGGCCTATCTGCTCACCGCCACCGTCACCCTGCCCGTCTACGGCAGCCTGGGCGAACTCCGCGGCCGCAAGGGCGTCTTCCAGTTCGCGCTCGCGGTCTTCGTGGCCGGCTCCGCGCTCGCCGGGTCCTCCCGGAGCATGGATCAGCTCATCGCGTTCCGCGCGCTCCAGGGCGTCGGCGCGGGTGGCCTCATGATCGGTGTGCAGGCGATCATCGCCGACCTCCTGCCGTCCCGGAACCGCGGCCGCTACCTGGGCCTGGTCGGCGCCGTGTTCGGCCTCGCCTCCGTCGCGGGCCCGCTCCTCGGCGGCCGGCTCACGGATCACCTCTCCTGGCGGTGGTGCTTCTACCTCAACGTGCCCCTCGGGCTCCTCACCCTGGCCGTCGTCACCTTCGCCCTGAGACTGCCGAAGCCCACGGCCAAGGGGCGTCTCGACGTCCTGGGGACGCTGCTGCTCGCCGTCGCCTCGACCTGCCTGGTGCTGCTGGCCGGTTGGGGCGGCACCGCCCACGCGTGGGACTCACGGCTCGTCCTCGCGCTCGCCGCCGGCGCGGTCGCGGCGACCGTCCTCTTCCTCGTCGTCGAGCGGTTCGCCCCCCAACCCCTCGTCCCCCTCCGGCTGTTCCGGGACCCGGTCTTCGTCGTGGCCGGCCTCGCCGGGATCGCCGTCGGCGTCGCCCTGTTCACCACCGCCACCTACCTGCCGACCCAGCTGCGGATGGTCGGCGGGATCTCCGCCACCGAGTCCGGACTGCTCATGCTGCCGATGATGGCCGGTATCGTCGGCGCGTCCGTCGTCTCCGGCCGACTCATCGGCCACACCGGGCACTACCGGACGTACCCGGTCCTCGGCAGCGCCCTGACCGCCCTCGGCGTGTGGCTGCTGTCCCGCCTGGAGACGGACACGCCCCGGCTGCAGTTCGGCATCTGGACGGCCGTCCTCGGCGCGGGCATCGGCATGGTGATGCCGGTCCTGATCCTCGCCGTGCAGAACTCCGTGCGTCCCGCCGACCTCGGGCCCGCCACCGCCGCCGGCAACTACCTGCGGCAGATGGGCGGCAGCGTGGGGGTGGCCGCCTTCGGCGCGCTCCTCACGGCCCGGCTCGCCGAGCGCCTGCCGGAGCGCGCGGGCACCGTCCTCCCCGACCCCGGCTCCCTCACCCCGGACCTCGTGCACGCCCTGCCCGCCCCGCTGCGCGACGCCCATGTCGAGGCCTACGCGGAGGCCATGCCGGGGATCTTCCCGTACCTCACGCCGGTGCTCGTCCTCGGGATCCTCGTCGCCTGCTTCCTCAAGGAGAAGACACCGGTGCCCTTCGACGAGGTCCGCGCCGAGCCCGCGCCCACGCCCGCCGTCCGGAGCCCGCGGGCGCTGCCCCACCCCTCGGGCGGGGGGACCCCCGTCCCGCCGCGCTCGCCGTACGTCCCCGCGGTCCCCGTCCGCGGCACGGTCCAGCAGTCCGACGGCGCCGTCGTGCCCCGGGCCGCGCTCACGCTCATCGACGCCACCGGCCGGCAGACCGGGCGCGGCGGCAGCGGCGAGGACGGACGGTACGCGCTGTCCACGCCCGGACCGGGGGCGTACGTGCTGATCGCGACCGCCGGCGGCCACCAGCCGCAGGCCGTGAGCGTCACCGTCGGGGACCGCCCGGTCGAGGTCGACATCGTGCTCGGCGGCGCGGGGCGCCTGGCCGGGGTGGTGCGGACGACGGACGGCCGGGCGGTGAGCGACGCGACCGTCACGCTCACCGACGTCCACGGCGAGGTCGTCGTGACCACCCGCAGCGGCGAGGAGGGCGAGTACCTCATCACCGAACTGGTCGCCGGGGAGTACACCCTCGCCGCCGGCGCCCACTCCTACCGTCCGGCCGCGCTCCCCGTCGTCGTCCGGGCCGCCCGCGAGACCCGCCAGGACGTCGAACTCGCCGGGGGAGCCGTCCTGCGGGGCACGGTCCGCTCCGGGGGCGGCCGACCGGTGGAGGACGCGCGCGTGACACTCCTCGACGCCGCCGGGAACGTCGTCGACACGATCACCACCGGCGTCGACGGAACGTTCCGGTTCGTCGACCTCTCCTCCGGCGAGTACACGGTCATCGCCACCGGATATCCCCCCGTCGCCACGGTGCTCCAGGTCGCCGCCGGTGGGAGGGCGGAACGGGACCTGCACCTGGGCTACGCGGACTGAGCCGTCGGGAACGGGACCGCCGACGCCGGTGACGAGGGGCGTGCCAGCGATCGTGCGCCGCCCGTGTGGCCTGCGCGTGCGCCGGAGGCTCCTACGGAGCAATTCGCGTATTG from the Streptomyces sp. NBC_00310 genome contains:
- a CDS encoding TetR family transcriptional regulator; the protein is MSQPAKSSRTPAAPDAPESAAGSRAAAQRLKMRRELAAAAMELFSTKGYEATTVDEIAAAAGVARRTFFRHFRSKEEAIFPDHDDTLIRAEAVLNAAPQHEHPLDTVCRGIKEVMKMYAARPEISVARYKLTREVPTLREAEIASVARYERLFTRYLLGHFDEHAHDDGNDDPLLAEVAASAVVTAHNHVLRRWLRSGGQGDVETQLDHAFAIVRKTFGTSTGAGRTLAPEAAAATASTHGEVLVTVARTDAPLDEVMRTIEEALRDR
- a CDS encoding 3-hydroxyacyl-CoA dehydrogenase family protein, with product MATPLSDSSLSPQPPFKTIAVVGLGTMGTGIAEVLARAGREVVGIDISEAAGARAVAALEAATERAVSRGRITERERGDVLARFRTFTDLQAAADADLVIEVVPESYEIKQQLFRELDAIVRPEAVLATGTNALSVTRLAAESARPERVLGLHFFNPAPAMKLVEIVSSVLTAPQAVAAVTDLALDLGKEPVAVGDRPGFVADGLLFGYLNQAAAMYEAKYASREDIDAAMRLGCGLPMGPLALLDLIGVDTARTVLEAMYAASHDRLHAPAPILRQLSEAGLTGRKSGRGFYSYEAPGSATVVRDALTPLEGAATVPGRTVRSVGVAGSGTMASGIAEVFAKAGYEVVLAARSEEKAQAAKARIGKSLARSVDKGRMTVEAAAETLDRITPAGSYDAFADVDLALEAVAEDLEVKRQLFATFDKVCKPGAILATTTSSLPVVACARATSRPQDVIGMHFFNPAPAMKLVEVVRTVLTADDVHATVRELCAKVRKHPVDCGDRAGFIVNALLFPYLNNAIKMVQEHYATLDDIDAAMKLGGGYPMGPFELLDVVGLDVSLAIEKVLHREFRDPGLAPAPLLEHLVAAGCLGRKTGRGFREYAKR
- a CDS encoding adenylosuccinate lyase, with product MDEELRSLTERVRNESGGAAGYERLVATASTDELAAVLTEPGQPLWARELAAFRLGVAGDSRAFESLVLLLNHRDPPRCASAAYALARLGDPRTARAAAALATNELRVAYALHPVRLLVELRAPESVPALITTLQRRLRPHDPYRRVALACVEGLGVLKDARARTVLNEALAHPALAEAAVHALARIPRQR
- a CDS encoding GNAT family N-acetyltransferase — encoded protein: MSHALHDLLIREMTPADCRPVAEIRVGGWRTAYAGLVPRSYLDAMDVDEDAEKRRVMLSKADNPVVNVIAERAGQVIGWAAYGPYRDGEVRTADAELYAIYIRPGHFGTGVGTALLRASAERCAAAGHGRMLLWVLKGNTRARRFYEHHGFTADGAEEPFEAHGVEVPEVRYVRELGR
- a CDS encoding alpha/beta hydrolase, with amino-acid sequence MKKRAAALCGTAAVLAGMVTAVPAGASGGSAAAPVAKLAWKKCATGDYATLQCASLKVPLDHREPNGKKITLALSRVPHTAKKYQGPLLVNPGGPGGSGLTLAGYVASSLPKKVAAQYDVIGFDPRGVGKSKPALNCRPGHFAPVRPNSLPTTAKIEQANLKRAQAFADACAKKYASVLPYIDTISAVKDMDALRRALGAKKINYFGYSYGTYLGAVYAKLFPNRVRRAVLDSVVDPTGVWYDDNLQQDQAFNDRHRALMAWIAKNDKTYRLGTDPEKIEAKWYVMRSALAKRPADGKVGASELEDTFLPGGYYNGYWPYLAEAFAAFVNKKNDDPLVEAYENFGAVDAAGDNGYSVYTSVQCRDAGWPRDWAEWRDDNWAVYEKAPFMTWNNAWYNAPCAFWPTKSLDPVDVSNTALPPVLIFQATDDAATPYEGGVVTHHLLRGSSLVVEQGGGNHGITLSGNACLDKRLAAYLTDGTVPRGHGEADAVCEKNPDPRPLSTKGASASSRGSTLHGLLGFRG
- a CDS encoding Rv2578c family radical SAM protein, whose translation is MRWDHLAENPATARDAALFGADLVTSRTFDTPEFRGMTFHEVRAKSIVNRVPGASRMPFEWTVNPYRGCSHACVYCFARKTHSYLDLDTGLDFDSQIVVKINAPELVRRRLASPRWHGEHIAMGTNVDCYQRAEGRYRLMPGIIAALRDHANPFSILTKGTLILRDLDLIRQAAEVAEVGISVSVGFTDHELWRTVEPGTPAPERRLDVVRAFTDLGIGCGVLMAPVLPFLSDHPDRLRATVRAVAASGATSVTPLVLHLRPGAREWYTAWLERHHPHLVRRYELLYAEGAYAPKWYQRQITRQVHELAQEYGMGPRRAELPRRTPVREPTAPETARDTAPTQLTLL
- a CDS encoding SRPBCC family protein, with amino-acid sequence MAQVEATTERVVAADAETVFDTLADYSGTRGKLMPQHFSEYEVREGGDGEGTLVHWKLQATSKRVRDCLLEVTEPSDGELVEKDRNSSMVTVWRVTPAGEGSSRVVVTTTWQGAGGIGGFFEKTFAPKGLGRIYDALLANLATEVEK
- a CDS encoding MFS transporter; the encoded protein is MGAITLVKDELATTPATPSPADGPPRPGPHRVRLVFSALLLVLLLAALEQMVVATALPEIVGELHGVDRMSWAITAYLLTATVTLPVYGSLGELRGRKGVFQFALAVFVAGSALAGSSRSMDQLIAFRALQGVGAGGLMIGVQAIIADLLPSRNRGRYLGLVGAVFGLASVAGPLLGGRLTDHLSWRWCFYLNVPLGLLTLAVVTFALRLPKPTAKGRLDVLGTLLLAVASTCLVLLAGWGGTAHAWDSRLVLALAAGAVAATVLFLVVERFAPQPLVPLRLFRDPVFVVAGLAGIAVGVALFTTATYLPTQLRMVGGISATESGLLMLPMMAGIVGASVVSGRLIGHTGHYRTYPVLGSALTALGVWLLSRLETDTPRLQFGIWTAVLGAGIGMVMPVLILAVQNSVRPADLGPATAAGNYLRQMGGSVGVAAFGALLTARLAERLPERAGTVLPDPGSLTPDLVHALPAPLRDAHVEAYAEAMPGIFPYLTPVLVLGILVACFLKEKTPVPFDEVRAEPAPTPAVRSPRALPHPSGGGTPVPPRSPYVPAVPVRGTVQQSDGAVVPRAALTLIDATGRQTGRGGSGEDGRYALSTPGPGAYVLIATAGGHQPQAVSVTVGDRPVEVDIVLGGAGRLAGVVRTTDGRAVSDATVTLTDVHGEVVVTTRSGEEGEYLITELVAGEYTLAAGAHSYRPAALPVVVRAARETRQDVELAGGAVLRGTVRSGGGRPVEDARVTLLDAAGNVVDTITTGVDGTFRFVDLSSGEYTVIATGYPPVATVLQVAAGGRAERDLHLGYAD